A window from Leguminivora glycinivorella isolate SPB_JAAS2020 chromosome 16, LegGlyc_1.1, whole genome shotgun sequence encodes these proteins:
- the LOC125234592 gene encoding protein twisted gastrulation → MSLKVCGVLAAALLLALPIVFACNEAICASVVSKCMLTQSCKCDLKDCSCCKECFNCLSNLYSECCSCVDMCPKPNDTATALSKASYVEELAADSVPVLFSSLTSDPDPEERWLSITYPVDLDISAYRPAKDNQLVYHLQSLEQEAEPTSRDIVTFNCTIAYMAQCMSTDKCRTLCRSMGASSLRWFHDGCCECVGDKCLSYGLNESRCPGCPAGKEEEDELAFDELDYGEEVMSVADAKHNS, encoded by the exons ATGTCTCTGAAGGTGTGCGGAGTGTTGGCTGCGGCCCTTCTGCTGGCGTTGCCGATAGTGTTCGCTTGCAACGAGGCTATTTGCGCCAGCGTCGTCTCCAAGTGCATGTTGACCCAGTCATGCAAGTGTGACCTGAAGGACTGCTCATGTTGTAAAGAGTGTTTTAACTGCTTAAGTAACCTGTACAGCGAATGCTGCAGCTGTGTTG ACATGTGCCCTAAACCAAATGATACTGCAACTGCCCTATCCAAGGCATCCTATGTAGAAGAGCTGGCTGCTGACAGCGTCCCTGTCCTGTTCAGTAGTCTGACCAGTGATCCGGATCCGGAAGAACGGTGGCTGTCAATCACATACCCTGTGGACCTTGACATATCCGCATACAGGCCTGCTAAAGACAATCAACTGGTGTATCATTTGC AGAGCTTAGAACAGGAAGCGGAACCTACCAGTCGCGACATAGTAACGTTCAACTGCACCATCGCGTACATGGCGCAGTGCATGTCCACGGACAAGTGCCGGACGCTGTGCCGATCCATGGGCGCTAGCAGTTTACG ATGGTTCCACGACGGCTGCTGCGAGTGTGTGGGCGATAAATGCCTCTCCTACGGCCTCAATGAGAGCAG ATGCCCCGGCTGCCCCGCCGGCAAGGAAGAGGAGGACGAACTGGCGTTCGACGAGCTCGACTACGGAGAGGAAGTCATGTCCGTCGCCGACGCCAAGCACAACTCCTAG